From one Streptomyces sp. CA-210063 genomic stretch:
- a CDS encoding RNA polymerase sigma factor, whose amino-acid sequence MEPLFRARVRAGDEDSFRVLFREHGRAVYNHCFRLTGDWSVAEDCVSLVFLEAWRIREKVDPHGGSLLPWLLGIATYVVHHRRRTARRHRALMERMPPPGLLPDFADEVVGRLEDQERIAALRKALDQLSRPDREVLALCVWAGLDYAATAEALGVPVGTVRSRLSRARGRLQKLTQKNLDGDTEPAAARRQQTGDRHEAVRPSGDNGRGLR is encoded by the coding sequence ATGGAGCCACTATTCCGGGCCCGCGTCCGAGCGGGCGACGAGGACTCCTTCAGGGTGCTGTTCCGCGAGCACGGGCGGGCGGTGTACAACCACTGCTTCCGCCTGACCGGCGACTGGTCGGTCGCTGAGGACTGCGTCTCACTGGTGTTCCTCGAAGCCTGGCGGATACGGGAGAAGGTCGACCCGCACGGCGGAAGCCTGCTGCCGTGGCTGCTGGGGATCGCCACGTACGTCGTGCACCACCGAAGACGCACGGCCCGGCGGCACCGGGCCCTGATGGAGCGAATGCCCCCGCCCGGCCTGTTGCCCGACTTCGCCGACGAGGTGGTCGGCCGGCTCGAGGACCAGGAGCGGATCGCCGCGCTGCGCAAGGCGCTGGACCAGTTGTCGCGGCCGGACCGCGAGGTGCTGGCGCTGTGCGTGTGGGCCGGGCTGGACTACGCCGCGACCGCCGAGGCGCTGGGGGTGCCGGTGGGCACCGTCCGCTCCCGGCTGTCCCGGGCGCGTGGTCGGCTGCAGAAACTGACGCAGAAAAATCTTGACGGTGACACGGAACCTGCGGCCGCGAGACGGCAGCAGACAGGTGACCGCCACGAGGCGGTCCGGCCGAGCGGGGACAACGGAAGGGGACTGCGGTGA
- a CDS encoding VOC family protein — protein sequence MTPRLDAIGMVASDMAASVTFYRRLGFAFPEGAENQPHAEAQLPGGLRLMLDTEETVRSFFPQYRPGTGGGAGLALLCDSPAEVDAVYEELVNAGYQGELKPWDAVWGQRYAVIQDPDGNGVDLFAPLPTSAPE from the coding sequence ATGACTCCACGACTCGATGCGATCGGCATGGTGGCCTCGGACATGGCCGCCTCCGTCACCTTCTACCGCCGGCTCGGTTTCGCCTTCCCCGAGGGCGCCGAGAACCAGCCGCACGCCGAGGCCCAGTTGCCCGGCGGTCTGCGGCTGATGCTCGACACCGAGGAGACCGTCCGTTCCTTCTTCCCCCAGTACCGTCCGGGGACGGGCGGCGGCGCCGGGCTCGCGCTCCTGTGCGACAGTCCCGCCGAAGTCGACGCGGTGTACGAGGAGTTGGTGAACGCCGGGTACCAGGGCGAGCTGAAGCCGTGGGACGCGGTGTGGGGCCAGCGGTACGCCGTGATCCAGGACCCCGACGGGAACGGGGTCGACCTCTTCGCGCCACTGCCGACGTCCGCCCCCGAGTAG
- a CDS encoding helix-turn-helix domain-containing protein, with translation MYAERASRLGGAVVWTNTPSGSGEPGAGRILPDGCMDLLWNDGRLLVAGPDTTAYVTEGPPSSWAGLRFYPGTAPAYLGVPAHELRDRRVELAELWSPALVRRLTARVNAAADPASGLEEVALERAADGGRPDPLLRRIVVALDAGRPVAATADELGLGVRQLHRRSLAAFGYGPKTLARVLRLRRALALARDGVPFAETAARTGYADQAHLARDVRELAGLPLGELLGGR, from the coding sequence GTGTATGCGGAAAGGGCGTCTCGGCTGGGCGGGGCCGTCGTGTGGACGAACACGCCGAGTGGTTCGGGCGAGCCCGGGGCCGGGCGCATTCTGCCGGACGGGTGCATGGATCTGCTGTGGAACGACGGGCGGCTGTTGGTCGCCGGGCCCGATACGACGGCGTACGTCACCGAAGGCCCGCCCAGCAGCTGGGCGGGCCTCCGCTTCTACCCCGGCACCGCGCCCGCCTATCTGGGTGTGCCCGCGCATGAGCTGCGTGACCGGCGCGTGGAGCTTGCCGAGCTGTGGTCACCGGCGCTCGTACGGCGGCTCACCGCCCGGGTGAACGCGGCGGCCGACCCGGCGAGCGGGCTCGAAGAGGTGGCCCTGGAGCGGGCGGCCGATGGGGGGCGGCCCGATCCGCTGCTGCGGCGGATCGTCGTCGCGCTGGACGCGGGGCGGCCGGTCGCCGCGACCGCCGACGAACTCGGGCTCGGGGTACGGCAGTTGCACCGCAGGTCGCTCGCCGCGTTCGGGTACGGGCCCAAGACGCTGGCGCGGGTGCTACGGCTGCGAAGGGCGCTCGCGCTCGCCCGGGACGGGGTGCCCTTCGCCGAGACGGCGGCCCGGACCGGGTACGCCGATCAGGCACATCTCGCGCGTGATGTACGGGAGTTGGCGGGGCTGCCGCTCGGCGAACTGCTCGGCGGACGATAG
- a CDS encoding YihY/virulence factor BrkB family protein: MQPASQSPPPPESPHGRLHRARALYRNVSKRRTAWLLLKDTVNSCIEYRILGLAAEAAFFTLLSVPPLLLSMIGLLGYVDDWTGADTIASLELNLLEASRTVLSDKGVAEIAQPILDDVMRGGRPDVISIGFLFALWSGSRAVNVFIDTITVMYGLDGVRGIVKTRLMAFLLFIVALLIGSVALPLMVAGPDAVVRIVPWSATVVQVLYWPVVIVLSIVFLTTLYHVSVPVRSPWVEDVPGSLMALGMWVLGSFLLRIYLTSTVEGATIYGSLAAAVAVLLWIGVSAFAVLVGAAVNAAIDRVWPAAATAAARAANERLREEQAAEYVARAAAARSHDPEDPDMPSEFPERWSRFLPPEDVTSRLRSPVKKGDD; the protein is encoded by the coding sequence GTGCAGCCAGCAAGTCAGTCACCCCCACCACCCGAGAGCCCCCATGGGCGTCTCCACCGCGCGCGTGCCCTCTACCGGAACGTCTCCAAGCGCAGGACCGCCTGGCTGCTCCTGAAGGACACCGTCAACTCCTGCATCGAGTACCGCATCCTGGGCCTCGCGGCCGAGGCGGCGTTCTTCACGCTGCTCTCCGTGCCTCCGCTGCTGCTCAGCATGATCGGCCTGCTCGGCTACGTCGACGACTGGACCGGCGCCGACACCATCGCCAGCCTGGAGCTCAACCTCCTGGAGGCCTCGCGCACCGTCCTGTCCGACAAGGGCGTCGCCGAGATCGCGCAGCCCATCCTGGACGACGTGATGAGGGGCGGCCGCCCCGACGTCATCTCGATAGGGTTCCTCTTCGCCCTGTGGTCCGGGTCCCGCGCGGTGAACGTCTTCATCGACACCATCACCGTCATGTACGGCCTCGACGGCGTCCGCGGCATCGTCAAGACCCGCCTCATGGCGTTCCTGCTCTTCATCGTGGCCCTGCTGATCGGGTCGGTCGCCCTGCCGCTGATGGTCGCCGGCCCCGACGCCGTCGTCCGGATCGTCCCGTGGTCGGCGACCGTCGTCCAGGTCCTCTACTGGCCCGTCGTGATCGTCCTGTCCATCGTCTTCCTGACGACGCTCTACCACGTCTCGGTTCCGGTCCGTTCCCCCTGGGTCGAGGACGTCCCGGGCTCCCTCATGGCCCTCGGCATGTGGGTCCTCGGCAGCTTCCTGCTCCGCATCTACCTCACCAGCACGGTCGAGGGGGCGACGATCTACGGCTCCCTGGCCGCCGCCGTCGCCGTCCTCCTCTGGATCGGTGTGAGCGCCTTCGCCGTACTGGTCGGCGCCGCCGTCAACGCCGCCATCGACCGCGTCTGGCCCGCCGCGGCCACCGCCGCCGCCCGCGCCGCCAACGAGCGCCTCCGCGAGGAACAGGCCGCCGAGTACGTCGCCCGCGCCGCCGCCGCCCGCTCCCACGACCCCGAGGACCCGGACATGCCGTCCGAGTTCCCGGAGCGGTGGTCACGCTTCCTGCCGCCGGAGGACGTGACGTCACGGCTGCGGTCACCTGTGAAGAAGGGGGACGACTAG
- a CDS encoding Pls/PosA family non-ribosomal peptide synthetase translates to MTLPVPRHVVEKPGEVQAAEPDAAESYTATERLLAELLAGVARIEHVPAESHFFDDLGANSLTMAHFCARVRKHPDLPSVSIRDVYGHPTIRGLAAALTEAPPPPAAPPVPAEVTPPGNTFRYVLCGALQLLLFAAYSLLATSGYVLGYEWVADASGIVAVYLRSALFGALAFLALCTLPVVAKWLLIGRWKPGEFPVWGPAYLRFWIVKALLRTSPMILFVGNPLYVLYLRALGARIGPGVTILSRTLPVCTDLLTIGAGTVIRKESFFLCYRARAGRIRTGPVTLGRDVFVGEHTVLDIDTALGDGSQLGHSSALRAGEAVPAGQSWHGSPARRTDVDHIRVAPADCGRLRRAGYGCAALLQTLLLYVPLTLGGAYLLLTAAPSLDTLLDPASRHIASARFYLEALALSLVLFAGSLVVAAVVVFVVPRLLRPLVRPDRVYPLYGFHYSVHRAITRLTNLKLFTWLCGDSSYIVPYLKALGYDLSRVEQTGSNFGTEVRHETPYLVTVGSGTMVADGLSVMNADYSATSFRVSRTAIGGHNFLGNFIAYPVGGRTGENCLLATKVLVPLDGEIREGVGLLGSPPFEIPRSVERDTRFDHLREGDELRRRLAAKNRFNLRSMGLFLFLRWLHTFALTVLGFAAFDLYGHGDGMAGLLALAALPLAALVFTVLYYTLVERSMTRFRPLRPRLCSIYDPLFWRQERLWKLRDTHIQVLSGTPYKNLVWRLLGVRIGRRVFDDGVVITERTLTAVGDDCTLAAGSKIQAHSQEDGTYKSDHVTIGARCTLEVGAFVHYGVVLGEGAVLAPDSFLMKGEEVPPHARWGGNPATETTGER, encoded by the coding sequence ATGACATTGCCAGTGCCACGACACGTGGTGGAAAAACCGGGTGAGGTCCAGGCGGCCGAGCCGGACGCGGCGGAATCGTACACCGCCACCGAGCGACTCCTCGCCGAACTTCTGGCCGGCGTCGCACGTATCGAACATGTGCCCGCAGAAAGCCATTTCTTCGACGACTTGGGCGCCAACTCCCTGACGATGGCCCATTTCTGTGCCCGCGTCAGGAAGCACCCCGATCTGCCGTCGGTGTCCATACGGGACGTCTACGGCCACCCGACCATCCGCGGCCTCGCGGCCGCGCTCACCGAGGCACCGCCACCGCCGGCCGCCCCGCCGGTACCCGCTGAGGTCACACCACCGGGCAACACGTTCCGGTACGTCCTGTGCGGGGCGCTGCAGTTGCTCCTCTTCGCCGCGTACTCCCTGCTGGCCACGTCCGGATACGTACTGGGGTACGAGTGGGTGGCGGACGCCTCGGGCATCGTCGCGGTCTATCTCCGGTCGGCGCTCTTCGGCGCGCTCGCCTTCCTCGCCCTGTGCACCCTGCCGGTCGTCGCCAAGTGGCTGCTGATCGGGCGGTGGAAGCCCGGGGAGTTCCCCGTGTGGGGTCCGGCGTATCTACGGTTCTGGATCGTCAAGGCGCTGCTGCGCACCAGCCCGATGATCCTGTTCGTCGGCAACCCGCTGTACGTGCTGTACCTGCGGGCCCTCGGCGCCCGGATCGGCCCGGGCGTCACGATCCTCAGCCGCACCCTCCCGGTCTGCACCGATCTGCTGACGATCGGCGCGGGCACGGTGATCCGCAAGGAATCCTTCTTCCTCTGCTACCGGGCGCGCGCCGGGCGGATCCGCACCGGCCCGGTGACCCTCGGCCGGGACGTCTTCGTCGGCGAGCACACCGTGCTCGACATCGACACCGCCCTGGGCGACGGCTCCCAGCTCGGCCACTCCTCCGCACTGCGCGCCGGCGAGGCGGTCCCGGCCGGGCAGAGCTGGCACGGCTCCCCGGCTCGGCGCACGGACGTGGACCACATCCGGGTCGCCCCGGCCGACTGCGGCAGGCTCCGGCGGGCCGGATACGGATGCGCCGCCCTGCTCCAGACACTGCTGCTGTATGTGCCGCTGACCCTCGGCGGCGCGTATCTGCTGCTCACCGCCGCGCCCTCGCTGGACACCCTGCTCGACCCGGCGTCGCGGCACATCGCGTCGGCGCGCTTCTACCTCGAGGCACTGGCCCTGTCGCTCGTGCTGTTCGCCGGTTCCCTCGTCGTCGCAGCCGTCGTCGTGTTCGTCGTGCCCCGACTGCTGCGCCCGCTGGTCCGCCCGGACCGCGTCTACCCGCTGTACGGCTTCCACTACTCCGTGCACCGCGCGATCACCCGGCTGACCAACCTCAAGCTCTTCACGTGGCTGTGCGGCGACAGCTCCTACATCGTCCCGTACCTCAAGGCCCTCGGATACGACCTCTCGCGCGTCGAGCAGACCGGGTCGAACTTCGGCACGGAGGTGCGGCACGAGACGCCGTACCTGGTGACGGTCGGCAGCGGCACGATGGTCGCGGACGGTCTCTCGGTCATGAACGCGGACTACTCCGCCACGTCGTTCCGGGTGTCCCGGACGGCGATCGGCGGGCACAACTTCCTGGGCAACTTCATCGCCTACCCGGTCGGTGGCCGGACCGGCGAGAACTGTCTGCTGGCCACGAAGGTGCTGGTCCCGCTCGACGGCGAGATCCGCGAGGGGGTCGGGCTGCTCGGCTCGCCGCCCTTCGAGATCCCCCGCTCGGTGGAGCGCGACACCCGCTTCGACCATCTGCGCGAGGGTGACGAACTGCGCCGCCGGCTCGCCGCGAAGAACCGCTTCAACCTGCGCTCGATGGGGCTGTTCCTGTTCCTGCGCTGGCTGCACACCTTCGCGCTCACCGTCCTCGGCTTCGCGGCCTTCGACCTGTACGGGCACGGGGACGGCATGGCGGGACTGCTCGCGCTCGCCGCGCTGCCCCTGGCGGCGCTCGTGTTCACCGTCCTGTACTACACGCTGGTGGAACGGTCCATGACCCGCTTCCGGCCGCTGCGGCCGCGGTTGTGCTCCATCTACGACCCGCTCTTCTGGCGGCAGGAGCGGCTGTGGAAGCTGCGGGACACACACATACAGGTGCTCAGCGGCACTCCGTACAAGAACCTCGTCTGGCGGCTGCTGGGGGTCCGGATCGGACGACGGGTCTTCGACGACGGGGTGGTCATCACCGAGCGGACGCTGACGGCCGTCGGGGACGACTGCACGCTGGCCGCGGGCAGCAAGATCCAGGCGCATTCGCAGGAGGACGGCACCTACAAGTCCGACCACGTCACGATCGGCGCGCGCTGCACGCTGGAGGTCGGAGCGTTCGTCCACTACGGCGTGGTGCTGGGCGAGGGGGCCGTGCTCGCGCCGGACTCCTTCCTGATGAAGGGCGAGGAGGTGCCGCCGCACGCGCGCTGGGGCGGGAACCCGGCTACGGAAACCACCGGAGAACGGTGA
- a CDS encoding non-ribosomal peptide synthetase, with protein sequence MDQSESGTAARKYWHEVLTAGGRTVVPRWSADPVKGVAAYEVALPEGPLAASDGTAAVLAAHAKVLAALSGEHEVTTGWMEDGRLLPCRLTTAPGDTWRDLLGHTHRVTTELLTHADFPVDTLRRELGLAEPPFETVLDTSGGDGDLGEEVVLRVGLVYRDDGPALRLRYRTEVLDEDGAARIAGYHVTALTRLAADPDAEHGRRSLVSHDELRFQLDGLAGPYRELPDRRVHELFEQRVVAHPDAVAAVHGDRRWTYRELNSRANQLSRALLVRGLGREGVVAVVTERNLDWMAAVLAVFKAGGAYLPVEPHFPAERIASTLARAGCELVLTEEGSTATLDEALPALPGVQRLLVGEAYDEAHPDSDLGMEIAPDRLAYIYFTSGSTGEPKGAMCEHAGMLNHLQAKLDDLDIGEGDVVAQTAPQCFDISLWQLLAAPLVGGRTLLVEQEAILDVEQFVDRIADGRVNVLQVVPSYLEAVLAHLEQTPRELPDLRRVSVTGEALKKELAERWFATEPGIPLVNAYGLTETSDDTNHEVMDRAPEGGRVPLGRPVRNVRVYVVDEHLSLVPLGAPGEIVFSGVCVGRGYVNDPERTRRAFTTDPYLPGERLYRSGDHGRWRPDGKLEFLGRRDTQVKVRGFRIEIGEVENALLRVAGVRDGAVVVAKGAHLVAFHSGRPLAGEELRDRLAASLPAYMVPSVFHWRESLPLTANGKIDRRTLTTLAEQLPAVPGESGGLPATPTEERLATAWAEVLGVARSLIGRRDHFFDRGGTSLSAVKLAIALDRAVSPKDVTAYPVLSDLAGLIDTRAGANTVGRPTS encoded by the coding sequence ATGGATCAGTCGGAGTCGGGCACCGCTGCCCGGAAGTACTGGCACGAGGTGCTCACCGCCGGGGGGCGGACCGTGGTTCCGCGGTGGAGCGCCGATCCGGTGAAGGGCGTCGCCGCCTACGAAGTGGCGCTTCCGGAGGGGCCGTTGGCCGCTTCGGACGGTACGGCCGCAGTGCTCGCCGCCCATGCCAAGGTGCTCGCCGCGTTGTCGGGCGAGCACGAGGTCACCACCGGCTGGATGGAGGACGGCCGGCTGCTGCCGTGCCGGCTCACGACCGCGCCCGGCGACACCTGGCGCGACCTGCTGGGGCACACCCACCGCGTCACCACGGAGCTGCTCACGCACGCGGACTTCCCGGTCGACACCCTGCGGCGCGAACTCGGCCTCGCCGAGCCGCCGTTCGAGACCGTGCTCGACACGAGCGGAGGCGACGGCGACCTCGGCGAGGAGGTGGTCCTGCGGGTGGGGCTGGTGTATCGCGACGACGGGCCCGCGCTGCGGCTGCGGTACCGCACCGAGGTGCTCGACGAGGACGGCGCGGCCCGGATCGCCGGGTACCACGTCACCGCGCTCACCCGGCTGGCCGCCGATCCGGACGCCGAGCACGGGCGGCGCAGCCTGGTGTCGCACGACGAACTCCGGTTCCAGCTCGACGGGTTGGCCGGACCATACCGTGAACTGCCCGACCGCCGGGTGCACGAGCTGTTCGAGCAGCGGGTCGTGGCGCACCCGGACGCCGTCGCGGCCGTGCACGGCGACCGCCGCTGGACCTACCGGGAGCTCAACTCCCGTGCCAACCAGCTCAGTCGGGCCCTGCTGGTCCGGGGCCTCGGCCGTGAGGGCGTCGTCGCGGTGGTGACCGAGCGGAACCTGGACTGGATGGCGGCCGTCCTCGCGGTGTTCAAGGCCGGCGGGGCCTATCTGCCCGTCGAGCCGCACTTCCCCGCCGAGCGCATCGCCTCCACCCTCGCCCGGGCCGGCTGCGAGCTGGTCCTCACCGAGGAGGGCAGCACGGCCACCCTGGACGAGGCCCTGCCCGCGCTGCCCGGGGTGCAGCGGCTGCTCGTCGGGGAGGCGTACGACGAGGCCCATCCGGACTCCGACCTCGGCATGGAGATCGCGCCGGACCGGCTGGCGTACATCTACTTCACGTCCGGTTCCACGGGCGAGCCCAAGGGCGCGATGTGCGAGCACGCCGGCATGCTCAACCATCTTCAGGCCAAGCTGGACGACCTCGACATCGGCGAGGGGGACGTGGTCGCGCAGACCGCGCCCCAGTGCTTCGACATCTCCCTGTGGCAGCTGCTGGCCGCGCCGCTGGTCGGCGGTCGGACGCTGCTCGTGGAGCAGGAGGCGATCCTGGACGTCGAACAGTTCGTCGACCGGATCGCCGACGGCCGGGTGAACGTGCTCCAGGTCGTGCCGTCGTACCTCGAAGCGGTCCTCGCCCATCTGGAGCAGACGCCCCGGGAACTGCCCGATCTGCGCCGGGTCTCCGTCACCGGGGAGGCGCTGAAGAAGGAGCTGGCGGAGCGCTGGTTCGCCACCGAGCCGGGGATTCCCCTGGTCAACGCCTACGGGCTGACGGAGACCTCGGACGACACCAACCACGAGGTGATGGACCGGGCTCCGGAGGGGGGCCGGGTGCCGCTGGGCCGTCCGGTCCGCAACGTCCGTGTGTACGTCGTCGACGAACACCTCTCCCTCGTCCCGCTGGGCGCTCCGGGGGAGATCGTCTTCTCCGGGGTCTGTGTCGGGCGGGGGTACGTCAACGATCCCGAGCGCACCCGGCGGGCCTTCACCACCGACCCGTACCTGCCGGGTGAGCGGCTGTACCGCAGCGGTGACCACGGGCGCTGGCGGCCCGACGGCAAGCTGGAGTTCCTGGGCCGCCGGGACACCCAGGTCAAGGTGCGCGGCTTCCGCATCGAGATCGGCGAGGTGGAGAACGCGCTACTGCGGGTGGCGGGTGTGCGGGACGGGGCGGTGGTGGTCGCCAAGGGCGCGCATCTGGTCGCCTTCCACTCCGGGCGTCCGCTCGCGGGCGAGGAGCTGCGGGACCGGCTGGCGGCCTCGCTGCCGGCGTACATGGTGCCGTCGGTGTTCCACTGGCGCGAGAGCCTGCCGCTGACCGCCAACGGCAAGATCGACCGGCGGACGCTCACCACGCTGGCCGAACAACTCCCCGCCGTGCCAGGCGAGTCGGGCGGGCTTCCGGCCACGCCGACGGAGGAGCGGCTGGCTACCGCGTGGGCCGAGGTGCTCGGTGTGGCGCGGTCCCTGATCGGCCGTCGCGACCACTTCTTCGACCGGGGCGGCACCTCGCTGTCGGCGGTGAAGCTCGCGATCGCCCTGGACCGGGCGGTGTCCCCCAAGGACGTGACCGCGTATCCGGTGCTGTCCGACCTGGCCGGGCTGATCGACACGAGGGCCGGCGCGAACACCGTAGGGAGGCCGACGTCATGA
- a CDS encoding TauD/TfdA family dioxygenase — protein sequence MAAPSSTALPLPDIESAAGRPPLLMVSPADPAAHWVAGRREALRAAVAEHGSVLVRGLGLRDATEVGAVFRALADTLMSEKEAFAPRRTYADGVYSSTAWPPNQPMCMHHELSYTVEFPGLMLFACLEAAERGGATGVADAEAVLAALPPELTERFERDGWLLTRSYNDEIGASVAEAFGTDERTVVEAYCRAHAIEFAWQPDGSLHTRQRRAAVLRHPMTGRRCWFNQIAFLNEWTMDAEVREYLVDMYGADGLPFNTRYGDGDPIGEDAVRTLNEIYEAHTVREPWRPGDLLLVDNIRSAHSREPFEGPREVLVGLADPVRPTDCATRDSDTQDSRSQDSRSQDPDSKDSDAKDEVSFR from the coding sequence ATGGCGGCGCCCTCCTCAACTGCCCTGCCGCTACCGGACATCGAGTCGGCGGCCGGCAGGCCGCCGCTGCTCATGGTCTCCCCCGCCGATCCCGCTGCCCACTGGGTCGCCGGGCGACGGGAGGCCCTGCGTGCCGCCGTCGCCGAGCACGGCTCGGTGCTCGTGCGCGGTCTCGGGCTGCGGGACGCCACCGAAGTCGGAGCCGTCTTCCGGGCGTTGGCGGACACGCTGATGAGCGAGAAGGAGGCCTTCGCGCCGCGGCGGACGTACGCGGACGGCGTGTACTCCTCGACGGCCTGGCCGCCGAACCAACCGATGTGCATGCACCACGAGTTGAGCTACACGGTGGAGTTCCCCGGCCTGATGCTCTTCGCCTGCCTCGAAGCCGCCGAGCGGGGCGGGGCGACCGGGGTCGCCGACGCGGAGGCCGTACTCGCCGCGCTGCCACCCGAGTTGACCGAGCGGTTCGAGCGGGACGGCTGGCTGCTCACCCGCTCGTACAACGACGAGATCGGCGCGTCGGTCGCCGAGGCGTTCGGCACCGACGAACGGACCGTCGTCGAGGCCTACTGCCGGGCGCACGCCATCGAGTTCGCCTGGCAGCCCGACGGCTCCCTGCACACCCGGCAGCGGCGCGCCGCCGTGCTCCGCCATCCGATGACCGGCCGGCGCTGCTGGTTCAACCAGATCGCGTTCCTCAACGAATGGACCATGGACGCCGAGGTGCGCGAGTACCTGGTGGACATGTACGGAGCCGACGGTCTGCCCTTCAACACCCGTTACGGCGATGGCGATCCGATCGGCGAGGACGCCGTCCGGACCCTCAACGAGATCTACGAGGCGCACACCGTCCGCGAACCGTGGCGGCCCGGCGACCTCCTGCTCGTCGACAACATCCGCTCCGCCCACAGCCGTGAGCCCTTCGAAGGGCCGCGCGAGGTGCTGGTGGGCCTGGCGGATCCGGTACGGCCGACCGACTGCGCCACGCGGGACTCCGACACACAGGACTCCCGCTCGCAGGACTCCCGCTCGCAGGACCCCGACTCGAAGGACTCCGACGCGAAGGACGAGGTGAGCTTCCGATGA
- the sbnB gene encoding 2,3-diaminopropionate biosynthesis protein SbnB, producing the protein MTEVPGFAVISGAQVQQALRGREGEIVDLVESAYLLHGAGDTGDTVNPPSYFLRFPDRPSSRIIALPASLGGKFQVDGLKWISSFPENTASGLPRASAVLILNDHTTGYPFACLEASVISATRTAASAALAADRLSERRGAPRPARVGFLGTGLIARYIHTFLEATGFAFEEVGVHDLSADSAAGFRGYLERSHASGRVTVHESAEDVIRASDLVVFATIAGEPHIHEPKWFAHHPLVLHVSLRDLAPEVLLASANFVDDVEHCLKANTSPHLTEQLTGARDFLDGTLHDVLTGRATVPTDRPVIFSPFGLGVLDLAVGGYVHDEVARSGGLRVVDDFFHELRRHG; encoded by the coding sequence ATGACCGAGGTTCCGGGTTTCGCCGTGATCTCCGGCGCCCAGGTACAGCAGGCCCTGCGGGGCCGGGAGGGGGAGATCGTCGACCTGGTCGAATCCGCCTACCTGTTGCACGGAGCGGGGGACACGGGCGACACGGTCAATCCGCCGTCGTACTTCCTCCGCTTCCCCGACCGTCCGTCCTCGCGGATCATCGCGCTGCCCGCCTCGCTGGGCGGGAAGTTCCAGGTGGACGGGTTGAAGTGGATCTCCAGTTTCCCGGAGAACACGGCGTCCGGGCTGCCGCGCGCGTCCGCCGTGCTGATCCTCAACGACCACACCACCGGCTATCCGTTCGCGTGCCTGGAGGCCTCGGTCATCAGCGCCACCCGGACGGCCGCGTCGGCGGCACTGGCGGCCGACCGGCTGAGCGAGCGCCGGGGGGCGCCGCGCCCGGCCAGGGTCGGATTCCTCGGCACGGGCCTGATCGCCCGGTACATCCACACCTTCCTCGAGGCGACGGGCTTCGCGTTCGAGGAGGTGGGGGTGCACGATCTGTCCGCCGACAGCGCGGCCGGGTTCCGGGGGTACCTGGAACGGTCCCACGCGAGCGGGCGCGTGACCGTGCACGAGAGTGCCGAGGACGTGATCCGGGCGAGCGACCTGGTGGTCTTCGCGACGATCGCGGGCGAGCCGCACATCCACGAACCGAAGTGGTTCGCCCACCACCCGCTGGTGCTGCACGTGTCGCTGCGCGATCTCGCGCCCGAGGTGCTGCTCGCGTCGGCGAACTTCGTCGACGACGTCGAGCACTGTCTCAAGGCGAACACGTCACCGCACCTGACCGAACAGCTCACCGGCGCACGGGACTTCCTCGATGGAACGCTCCATGACGTCCTCACCGGCCGGGCGACCGTGCCGACGGACCGTCCGGTGATCTTCTCGCCCTTCGGCCTCGGGGTCCTCGACCTCGCGGTCGGCGGTTATGTCCACGACGAAGTGGCCCGCTCCGGCGGACTACGGGTCGTGGACGACTTCTTCCACGAGCTGCGCCGCCACGGCTGA